In a genomic window of Mycolicibacterium neoaurum VKM Ac-1815D:
- a CDS encoding zinc-dependent metalloprotease, translating to MSDLPFGFSSGEDPDRDKRKNDPSGDPFGLGGAGFDMSDLGQIFTKLGEMFSGAGGMAAGGPGGSAGGPVNYDLARQLASNSIGFVAPVPESTATAISDAVRLAETWLDGATPLPAGTIRTAAWSPSDWIDNTMDTWKRLCDPVAQQISSVWAQALPEEAKAMAGPLLAMMSQMGGMAFGSQLGQALGKLAGEVLTSTDIGLPLGPKGVAALMPAAVDALSEGLEQSRSEVLTFLAAREAAHHRLFSHVPWLSSQLLNNVEAFAKGMKIDMSGIEDMAQGFNPASLADPAAMEQLLSQGMFEPKATPEQTAALERLETQLALIEGWVQTVVTAALGDRLPGTPALSEMLRRRRATGGPAEQTFATLVGLELRPRKMREAAALWEKLTEAVGADARDAVWQHPDLLPGAEDLDEPAGFIDRVIGGDTSGIDEALADLERNEGPDGPVDN from the coding sequence ATGTCTGACCTGCCCTTCGGCTTCTCCTCCGGCGAAGACCCCGATCGCGACAAGCGCAAGAACGATCCCTCGGGAGATCCCTTCGGTCTGGGCGGTGCCGGATTCGACATGTCCGATCTCGGCCAGATCTTCACCAAACTCGGCGAGATGTTCAGCGGCGCAGGCGGAATGGCTGCCGGCGGCCCGGGTGGTTCGGCCGGCGGGCCGGTCAACTACGACCTGGCGCGTCAGCTCGCGTCGAACTCGATCGGCTTCGTCGCCCCCGTCCCCGAATCGACCGCGACGGCCATCAGCGATGCTGTTCGGCTGGCCGAGACCTGGCTCGACGGTGCGACACCCCTGCCCGCGGGCACCATCCGGACCGCGGCATGGTCGCCCTCGGACTGGATCGACAACACCATGGACACCTGGAAGCGGCTGTGCGACCCCGTCGCCCAGCAGATCTCCTCGGTATGGGCGCAGGCCCTGCCCGAGGAGGCCAAGGCGATGGCCGGACCGCTGCTGGCGATGATGTCGCAGATGGGCGGGATGGCGTTCGGCAGCCAACTCGGCCAGGCGCTGGGCAAGCTGGCGGGCGAGGTCCTGACGTCCACCGATATCGGTCTGCCGCTGGGCCCCAAGGGCGTCGCGGCGCTGATGCCCGCGGCCGTGGACGCGCTGTCGGAGGGTCTGGAGCAGTCGCGCAGCGAGGTGCTGACCTTCCTCGCCGCCCGCGAGGCCGCCCATCACCGGCTGTTCAGCCATGTGCCGTGGCTGTCGAGCCAGCTGCTCAACAATGTCGAGGCATTCGCCAAGGGCATGAAGATCGATATGAGCGGTATCGAGGACATGGCCCAGGGGTTCAACCCCGCCTCCCTCGCCGACCCCGCGGCCATGGAGCAGTTGCTCAGCCAGGGCATGTTCGAGCCTAAGGCCACCCCGGAACAGACCGCCGCGCTGGAACGCCTGGAGACCCAGCTGGCGCTGATCGAGGGCTGGGTGCAGACCGTCGTGACCGCCGCCCTGGGCGACCGGCTACCCGGAACCCCCGCACTCAGCGAGATGCTGCGCCGCCGCCGCGCCACCGGAGGCCCCGCCGAACAGACCTTCGCCACCCTGGTCGGGCTGGAACTGCGGCCCCGCAAGATGCGCGAGGCCGCCGCGCTGTGGGAGAAGCTGACCGAGGCGGTGGGCGCCGACGCCCGCGACGCGGTGTGGCAGCACCCCGACCTGCTCCCCGGCGCCGAGGATCTCGACGAGCCCGCCGGATTCATCGACCGGGTGATCGGCGGGGACACCAGCGGTATCGACGAGGCGCTGGCCGACCTGGAGCGCAACGAGGGTCCCGACGGGCCTGTGGATAACTGA
- a CDS encoding YlbL family protein produces the protein MNRRILTLMVALVPIVAFGLLLSVVTVPYVALGPGPTFNTLGEVDGKQVVDIKSTDGVAGEVVHPTSGHLNMTTVAQRDGLTFGQALLLWMSGRDQLVPRELVYPPDKSKDDIDQANTTEFRQSEDDAEYAALSYLKYPKAVTVSTVEDKGPSAGKLQPGDAIDMVNNVAVADLAAFQAEVKKTKPGDQLVIDFRRKNAPAGTTTVTLGKHPERDQGYLGIGVVDAPWALFDIEFNLANIGGPSAGLMFSLAVVDKLTTGDLNDGKFVAGTGTIDADGKVGSIGGITHKMLAAAEAGATVFMVPAENCAEALTAREDSMQLVKVDTLTTAVDALNTISAGGEPPTC, from the coding sequence GTGAACAGGCGGATTCTGACGCTGATGGTGGCATTGGTGCCGATTGTGGCCTTCGGTCTGCTGCTGTCGGTCGTGACGGTGCCCTACGTGGCGCTGGGGCCGGGCCCGACCTTCAACACCCTCGGCGAGGTGGACGGCAAGCAGGTTGTCGACATCAAGAGCACCGACGGGGTGGCCGGTGAGGTGGTCCATCCGACCAGCGGGCATCTGAACATGACGACGGTCGCCCAGCGCGATGGCCTGACCTTCGGGCAGGCGTTGCTGTTGTGGATGTCGGGTCGTGATCAGCTGGTGCCGCGTGAGTTGGTGTATCCGCCGGACAAGTCCAAGGACGATATCGATCAGGCCAATACGACCGAGTTCCGGCAGTCCGAGGACGATGCCGAGTACGCGGCGCTGTCATATCTGAAGTACCCGAAGGCGGTCACCGTCTCGACGGTGGAGGACAAGGGTCCTTCGGCGGGCAAGCTGCAGCCCGGCGATGCCATCGACATGGTCAACAACGTCGCCGTCGCCGACCTCGCGGCGTTCCAGGCCGAGGTGAAGAAGACCAAGCCCGGCGACCAGCTGGTCATCGACTTCCGTCGCAAGAACGCCCCGGCGGGCACCACCACCGTGACCCTGGGCAAGCACCCGGAGAGGGACCAGGGGTATCTGGGTATCGGCGTGGTCGACGCACCCTGGGCGTTGTTCGACATCGAGTTCAACCTGGCCAATATCGGCGGCCCCTCGGCAGGGCTGATGTTCAGCCTGGCCGTGGTGGACAAGCTGACCACCGGTGACCTCAACGACGGCAAGTTCGTCGCCGGGACAGGAACCATCGATGCGGACGGGAAGGTCGGTTCGATCGGCGGTATCACCCACAAGATGCTCGCGGCGGCCGAGGCCGGTGCGACGGTGTTCATGGTGCCCGCGGAGAACTGTGCCGAGGCGCTGACCGCGCGCGAGGACAGCATGCAGTTGGTGAAGGTGGACACCCTCACCACGGCGGTTGACGCGCTGAACACGATTTCCGCCGGTGGCGAACCCCCCACGTGCTGA
- a CDS encoding UPF0182 family protein: protein MGMRPAARMPQLTQRSRILIGVAVAVVLLLLVGPRFIDGYVDWLFFGELGYRSVFTTVLLTRIALFFVVAVFIGAVVFAGLALAYRTRPVFVPTVGPNDPVARYRTTVMSRLRLFGIGIPIFIGLLAGIVAQSYWAPVQLYLNGGEFGITDPQFGIDLGFYAFDLPFYRLVLTYLFVAVFLAFAANLLGHYLFGGIRLSGRSGVLSRAARIQLIALAGTLVLLKAAAYWLDRYELLSNTRAGKPFTGAGYTDINAVLPAKLILLAIAVICAVAVFSALVLRDLRIPAIGLVLLLLSSLVVGAGWPLIVEQFSVKPNAAQKESEYINRSITATRDAYGLTDQTVEYRNYGGDANATAQQVSSDTATTSNIRLLDPTIVSPAFTQFQQGKNFYNFPDQLAMDRYVGPDGQIRDYVVAARELNPDRLIDNQRDWINRHTVYTHGNGFVASPANTVRGIANDPNQNGGYPEFLASVVGANGSVISPGPAPLDQPRVYFGPVIASAPDDYAIVGKVGDVDREYDYETNTETKNYTYQGSGGVPVGNWLARAVFAAKFAERNFLLSNVIDDNSKILFNRDPAQRVEAVAPWLTTDNGVYPAIVNKRMVWIVDGYTTLDNYPYSELTTLSNATIDSNEVAVNRLLPDKQVSYIRNSVKATVDAYDGTVTLYAQDESDPVLKAWMSVFPGTVKPKADISEELKQHLRYPEDLFKVQRALLAKYHVDDPVKFFTNADFWDVPLDPNPTASSFQPPYYIVAKDQAKQNGEPSFQLTSAMNWIRRDFLAAYISASSDPDTYGKLTVLTVPGQVNGPKLAFNAISTDTAVSTELGQIGRDGQNRIRWGNLLTLPIGNGGLLYVAPIYASPGTSDAASTYPRLIRVAMMYNDKVGYGPTVRDALDEIFGAGAGSTATGPAPADGQAGRPQAAPTNGQPAANPPAGQQGRTPAPAAEPPAAAVPPGGPVTLSGAKAAALQEVNSALDNMQQAQTSGNFEEFGAALQRLDDAMNRYREAR from the coding sequence TTGGGTATGCGGCCGGCGGCGCGAATGCCGCAGCTGACACAGCGGAGCCGGATTCTGATCGGTGTCGCGGTAGCAGTTGTCCTGTTGTTGTTGGTGGGGCCGCGATTCATCGACGGCTATGTCGACTGGTTGTTCTTCGGTGAGCTCGGGTACCGGTCGGTGTTCACGACGGTGCTGCTCACCCGCATCGCACTGTTCTTCGTGGTGGCGGTCTTCATCGGCGCGGTCGTCTTTGCCGGCCTGGCGCTGGCCTATCGCACCCGGCCGGTGTTCGTGCCCACGGTGGGTCCCAACGATCCGGTGGCCCGATACCGCACGACGGTGATGAGCCGCCTGCGGCTGTTCGGCATCGGCATCCCGATCTTCATCGGCCTGCTGGCAGGGATCGTCGCCCAGAGCTACTGGGCCCCGGTGCAGCTGTACCTCAACGGCGGTGAATTCGGGATCACCGACCCGCAGTTCGGTATCGACCTCGGCTTCTATGCCTTCGACCTGCCGTTCTACCGGCTGGTGCTCACCTACCTGTTCGTCGCGGTATTCCTGGCGTTCGCGGCGAACCTGCTGGGCCACTACCTGTTCGGCGGCATCCGCCTTTCGGGTCGCTCCGGTGTGCTCAGCCGCGCCGCCCGCATCCAGCTGATCGCGCTGGCCGGCACCCTGGTGCTGCTCAAGGCCGCCGCCTACTGGCTTGACCGCTACGAGCTGCTCAGCAACACCCGCGCCGGAAAGCCCTTCACCGGTGCCGGTTACACCGATATCAATGCGGTGCTGCCGGCCAAGCTGATCCTGCTGGCCATCGCGGTCATCTGCGCGGTCGCGGTGTTCTCCGCCCTGGTGCTTCGTGACCTTCGCATCCCGGCCATCGGCCTGGTGCTGCTGCTGCTGTCCTCCCTGGTGGTCGGCGCCGGCTGGCCGCTGATCGTCGAGCAGTTCAGCGTCAAACCGAATGCGGCGCAGAAGGAAAGCGAATACATCAACCGAAGTATCACCGCCACCCGAGATGCCTACGGGCTGACCGACCAGACGGTGGAGTATCGCAACTACGGCGGCGATGCCAATGCCACCGCCCAGCAGGTCTCCTCGGACACGGCGACCACCTCGAACATCCGGCTGCTCGACCCGACGATCGTCAGCCCGGCGTTCACCCAGTTCCAGCAGGGCAAGAACTTCTACAACTTCCCCGATCAGTTGGCGATGGACCGCTATGTCGGGCCCGACGGGCAGATCCGCGATTACGTGGTGGCCGCCCGTGAGCTCAACCCCGACCGGTTGATCGACAACCAGCGTGACTGGATCAACCGGCACACGGTCTACACCCACGGCAACGGCTTCGTGGCCTCGCCCGCGAACACGGTGCGCGGTATCGCCAACGACCCGAACCAGAACGGCGGTTACCCGGAGTTCCTGGCCAGCGTGGTCGGCGCCAACGGCAGTGTCATCTCGCCAGGACCGGCGCCGCTGGATCAGCCGCGGGTGTACTTCGGCCCGGTGATCGCCAGCGCCCCTGACGATTACGCCATCGTCGGCAAGGTCGGCGATGTGGATCGCGAGTACGACTACGAGACCAACACCGAGACCAAGAACTACACCTATCAGGGCAGCGGTGGCGTCCCGGTGGGCAACTGGCTGGCGCGCGCGGTCTTCGCCGCCAAGTTCGCCGAGCGGAACTTCCTGCTGTCCAACGTGATCGACGACAACAGCAAGATCCTGTTCAACCGTGACCCGGCCCAGCGGGTCGAGGCGGTGGCGCCGTGGCTGACCACCGACAACGGTGTGTACCCCGCCATCGTCAACAAGCGGATGGTGTGGATCGTCGACGGCTACACGACGTTGGACAACTACCCCTATTCGGAGTTGACGACGCTGTCGAACGCGACCATCGACTCCAACGAGGTGGCGGTCAACCGCCTGCTGCCCGATAAGCAGGTGTCCTATATCCGCAACTCGGTGAAGGCCACCGTGGATGCCTACGACGGCACGGTGACGCTGTACGCCCAGGACGAAAGCGATCCGGTGCTCAAGGCCTGGATGTCGGTGTTCCCCGGAACGGTGAAGCCCAAGGCGGATATCTCCGAGGAGCTCAAGCAGCATCTGCGCTACCCCGAGGACCTGTTCAAGGTGCAGCGTGCGTTGTTGGCCAAGTACCACGTCGACGACCCGGTGAAGTTCTTCACCAACGCCGACTTCTGGGATGTGCCACTGGATCCCAACCCGACGGCCAGCAGCTTCCAGCCGCCGTACTACATCGTGGCCAAGGACCAGGCCAAGCAGAACGGTGAACCGTCGTTCCAGCTGACCAGTGCCATGAACTGGATCCGTCGTGACTTCCTGGCCGCCTACATCAGTGCCAGCTCGGATCCGGACACCTACGGCAAGCTCACGGTGCTCACGGTGCCCGGGCAGGTCAACGGTCCGAAGCTGGCGTTCAACGCAATCAGCACCGATACCGCGGTGTCCACCGAGTTGGGTCAGATCGGTCGCGACGGCCAGAACCGTATCCGGTGGGGCAACCTGTTGACCCTGCCGATCGGTAACGGCGGCTTGCTCTATGTCGCGCCGATCTACGCCTCGCCGGGTACCAGCGACGCGGCCTCGACGTATCCGCGTCTGATCCGCGTGGCCATGATGTACAACGACAAGGTCGGGTACGGCCCGACGGTGCGTGATGCGCTCGACGAGATCTTCGGCGCCGGAGCGGGTTCCACCGCGACCGGTCCGGCACCGGCCGATGGCCAGGCCGGGCGTCCGCAGGCGGCACCGACCAATGGTCAGCCCGCGGCCAACCCGCCGGCCGGTCAGCAGGGCCGGACGCCGGCACCGGCGGCCGAGCCGCCGGCGGCGGCCGTGCCTCCGGGTGGGCCGGTGACGCTCTCGGGTGCCAAGGCCGCTGCGCTGCAGGAGGTCAACTCGGCGCTGGACAACATGCAGCAGGCGCAGACCAGTGGCAATTTCGAAGAGTTCGGCGCGGCGTTGCAGCGTCTGGATGATGCGATGAACCGATACCGCGAGGCGCGCTAG
- a CDS encoding FAD-binding oxidoreductase gives MPLADSVDSDVVSTLPERVSTLVALPGEPGYERCTPWNVAVTVRPAAVVFATAPHHIAETVRFAASHGLRVAVQATGHGATAIGADTLLVLTGAMTDCVVDPDTRTARVGAGARWQQVLDAAAPHGLAPLCGSSTSVGVVGFLTGCGIGPLVRSVGLSSDHVRAFDVVTGAGEYLRVTPEVHSELFWGLRGGKATLGIVTAVEIDLLPISEFYGGALYFDGDDAAAVLREWARWSVGLPENINTSVALAQLPPLPGVPDQLAGRLTVAVRYTALDDFDEAAALLAPMREAATPILDTVGVLPYPAIGAVHADPVDPMPIHEAQVLLRDLDSDAVSVVLDAAGPSSGSVQTIVEVRMLGGAMARQAPHPSAFCHRTAKYAVTVIGVPMGPAADVVVAQADALTAALHPWSTGGLLPNFGPGTDDARMARVYDAGTRRRLAELADHFDPEGVLAVGQAVRFGG, from the coding sequence ATGCCCCTGGCCGACTCCGTCGACAGCGACGTCGTGTCGACACTGCCCGAGCGCGTCAGCACCCTGGTGGCGCTGCCCGGTGAGCCCGGTTACGAGCGCTGCACACCCTGGAACGTCGCGGTCACGGTGCGGCCGGCCGCCGTGGTGTTCGCGACGGCGCCGCACCATATTGCCGAGACGGTGCGGTTCGCGGCGTCCCATGGTCTGCGCGTCGCGGTCCAGGCAACCGGGCACGGCGCCACCGCGATCGGCGCGGACACTCTGCTGGTCCTCACCGGGGCGATGACGGACTGCGTGGTCGACCCGGACACCCGCACCGCGCGCGTCGGCGCCGGAGCGCGGTGGCAGCAGGTCCTCGATGCCGCTGCGCCGCACGGCTTGGCACCCTTGTGCGGGTCGTCGACGAGTGTCGGGGTTGTCGGTTTCCTCACCGGTTGCGGCATCGGGCCGTTGGTCCGCAGTGTCGGATTGTCCTCCGATCATGTGCGGGCCTTCGATGTGGTGACGGGCGCGGGGGAGTACCTGCGGGTGACCCCCGAGGTTCACAGTGAGCTCTTCTGGGGGCTGCGCGGGGGCAAGGCCACCCTCGGCATCGTGACGGCGGTGGAGATCGATCTGCTGCCGATCTCCGAGTTCTATGGCGGCGCGCTGTATTTCGATGGTGACGATGCCGCCGCGGTGCTGCGTGAATGGGCGCGGTGGAGCGTCGGGTTGCCGGAGAACATCAATACCTCCGTCGCCTTGGCACAGTTGCCGCCGCTGCCCGGTGTTCCTGACCAATTGGCCGGACGGTTGACCGTGGCGGTGCGCTATACCGCGCTGGACGATTTCGATGAGGCAGCGGCACTTCTGGCGCCGATGCGGGAGGCGGCCACGCCGATCCTGGACACCGTCGGGGTGCTGCCGTACCCGGCGATCGGCGCGGTGCACGCCGACCCGGTCGATCCGATGCCCATACACGAGGCGCAGGTGCTCTTGCGCGACTTGGATTCTGACGCGGTGAGCGTGGTCTTGGACGCGGCCGGGCCGAGTTCGGGATCGGTGCAGACCATCGTCGAGGTCCGCATGCTCGGGGGTGCCATGGCCCGCCAGGCTCCGCACCCCAGCGCGTTCTGCCACCGCACCGCCAAGTATGCGGTGACGGTCATCGGGGTGCCGATGGGACCGGCTGCCGACGTGGTTGTCGCGCAGGCCGACGCGCTCACCGCGGCGTTGCACCCGTGGTCCACGGGCGGGTTGCTGCCCAATTTCGGGCCGGGAACCGATGATGCGCGGATGGCACGCGTCTACGACGCGGGCACCAGGCGCCGGTTGGCCGAACTCGCCGATCATTTCGATCCCGAAGGGGTTCTCGCGGTGGGCCAGGCGGTCCGATTCGGAGGCTAA
- a CDS encoding HEPN domain-containing protein — MTGSPIHELLWEVTLPAVRAAWATAKAYVDSGKYVPRFEPPTFEVNDAGWPATVEFDRIQVPVTAPVDWSKLFALEPSTYTYVTVHDVPELGNALAAVRQAAEHDEAFADGINPFNHVEDPKFRERSLGVDYLTLVGSIIGRAAALGLDSDQDLFEIYAQLERARFAPHLTGDLVIPLTLTDFGTGEPFLLGDDVLVERIAPEFQCSRAASIGSSGANPYLVAAATHAVVVRGITVPNRPYSTRLLGTWGGLNPIDSKYFEEVDRAIQSIHIVMGRRVGYNQVLVRPDNWADRWVHDLPPVWKVETVSRYPENSSFAPWHTSPQPIDPDHGREIGAAFLALTSAPDDVKLAARRAVRALMRTNDEDRTLDATIGIEALLLDENAELKYRMALRAAAALFDDHDPEGVFNLAKKIYDHRSDIAHGKVKTNPSFNYRGHTVSSPDMAPLLLRALLRSRLLSKHPWTKKDLEPRILAALANYRPSA; from the coding sequence GTGACTGGCTCACCGATTCATGAGCTGTTGTGGGAAGTCACACTTCCCGCTGTCCGTGCTGCGTGGGCCACGGCGAAGGCCTATGTCGATAGCGGCAAGTATGTGCCCCGCTTCGAGCCGCCTACCTTCGAGGTGAACGACGCTGGCTGGCCGGCAACCGTTGAATTCGACCGTATCCAGGTACCAGTAACTGCGCCGGTTGACTGGTCGAAGCTATTTGCGCTTGAGCCATCTACATACACCTACGTGACGGTGCATGATGTCCCAGAACTCGGTAACGCGTTGGCTGCCGTTCGGCAGGCCGCCGAGCACGACGAGGCGTTTGCGGACGGGATTAACCCGTTCAACCACGTTGAGGACCCCAAGTTCCGCGAGCGCAGCCTGGGAGTCGACTACCTCACGCTGGTTGGCTCAATTATCGGACGGGCAGCCGCATTAGGGCTCGATTCCGACCAGGACCTTTTTGAGATTTACGCGCAATTGGAACGCGCCAGATTCGCGCCTCACCTGACAGGTGATCTTGTTATACCTCTGACTCTCACCGACTTCGGCACTGGTGAGCCTTTCCTTCTTGGTGACGATGTACTCGTCGAGCGCATCGCGCCAGAATTTCAGTGCTCGCGTGCCGCGAGCATCGGCTCGTCGGGGGCAAATCCGTACCTCGTTGCGGCCGCAACCCATGCTGTCGTGGTGCGGGGAATCACCGTCCCGAATCGACCCTATTCGACTCGGCTCCTGGGGACTTGGGGTGGCTTGAACCCAATTGATTCGAAGTACTTCGAGGAAGTTGACCGGGCCATCCAAAGCATCCACATCGTCATGGGTCGACGGGTGGGGTACAACCAAGTGCTTGTGAGACCTGACAACTGGGCTGACCGCTGGGTGCACGACCTGCCGCCGGTCTGGAAGGTCGAGACTGTCTCCCGCTACCCGGAGAATTCGTCCTTCGCGCCCTGGCATACCTCCCCCCAACCCATAGATCCCGACCATGGTCGCGAGATAGGAGCGGCCTTTTTGGCGCTCACGTCGGCTCCGGACGATGTGAAGCTGGCCGCTCGAAGAGCCGTACGTGCGCTGATGCGAACCAACGACGAGGACCGCACCTTGGACGCAACCATCGGCATTGAGGCGCTACTGCTCGATGAGAATGCCGAATTGAAATATCGCATGGCACTCCGTGCAGCAGCAGCCCTTTTCGATGACCATGACCCTGAGGGAGTCTTCAACCTTGCAAAGAAAATCTACGACCACCGCTCGGACATTGCGCACGGAAAGGTGAAAACGAATCCCTCGTTTAACTACCGTGGTCACACGGTGAGCAGCCCCGACATGGCGCCTTTGCTGCTTCGCGCCCTACTAAGAAGCCGCCTTTTGTCGAAGCACCCGTGGACCAAGAAGGATTTGGAGCCCCGCATACTGGCGGCATTGGCGAACTATCGCCCAAGCGCATAA
- a CDS encoding DUF4238 domain-containing protein, with the protein MDRLLAQQRVPDTESRRHHYVPQAYLRQWSFDGRRVWTLDTVTGLVKPLGTRDVCVNENFYRVMGPDGAPHNRVEKLFGVVDTELGRVQRLFAGLEDPEALDFDDLLGLGITMAVQRTRTLQQRRVQIQYSAWMAAQSPKFHVIADDDQNPHQAAGIHTEMLFKAMWGGADVLIKRQIEVWHDPKARFMTCDAPVLIPFVRSERPGTLDAEYIIWPVSPQRVVALSRNDVGEKAVIREATGQLVGVVRDAVEQGRERMIFASEAQRDRLPTGKLFRRRTQVRLRCSDRGPMGEYVPPPGCVVKMSETFSDKPDVSLCEQGLHSPAPGMLEFV; encoded by the coding sequence ATGGATAGGCTGCTCGCTCAGCAGCGCGTGCCTGACACGGAGAGCCGTCGGCACCATTACGTGCCGCAGGCGTACCTCCGTCAGTGGTCTTTCGATGGTCGGCGGGTTTGGACGCTGGATACGGTGACCGGGTTGGTGAAGCCGCTCGGCACCAGGGACGTCTGCGTTAATGAGAACTTCTATCGGGTTATGGGACCAGATGGCGCTCCGCACAACCGAGTCGAGAAGCTGTTCGGTGTCGTAGATACGGAACTTGGTCGAGTTCAACGACTGTTTGCCGGTCTCGAAGATCCGGAAGCACTGGACTTCGATGACCTCCTAGGCCTCGGGATCACGATGGCTGTGCAGCGGACGCGAACTCTGCAGCAAAGGCGCGTCCAGATCCAATACAGCGCGTGGATGGCGGCTCAGAGCCCCAAGTTTCACGTAATCGCAGACGACGACCAGAATCCGCATCAAGCAGCGGGTATCCACACCGAAATGCTGTTCAAGGCCATGTGGGGCGGCGCGGATGTGCTCATCAAACGGCAGATCGAGGTCTGGCACGACCCGAAGGCACGGTTCATGACGTGCGATGCCCCTGTGCTGATTCCATTCGTGCGGTCCGAGCGACCGGGAACGCTCGACGCCGAATACATTATTTGGCCGGTGAGCCCGCAACGCGTCGTGGCGCTCAGCAGGAACGACGTTGGCGAGAAGGCGGTCATCCGCGAAGCGACAGGTCAACTCGTTGGCGTTGTGCGAGATGCTGTGGAGCAAGGCCGCGAACGAATGATCTTTGCCAGTGAGGCCCAGCGTGACCGACTGCCAACTGGCAAGCTGTTCCGCCGCCGCACGCAAGTCCGCCTCCGATGCTCCGATCGCGGTCCGATGGGCGAGTACGTGCCCCCACCTGGTTGCGTTGTGAAGATGTCAGAGACATTCTCCGACAAGCCTGACGTCTCGCTCTGCGAGCAGGGGCTGCACTCGCCGGCTCCCGGAATGCTTGAGTTTGTCTGA
- a CDS encoding tyrosine-type recombinase/integrase, translating to MKGAVYQRGRTWTYRFRAPERDASTGEYPTISKGGFQTEKEAWKACRDAMREADQGRVVRPSTRTVAQFFAEWFVAVEASMDATTWQNWKDYARSYVVPHIGAEKLQQLNEPQLLKLYAKLLNEGRIKQDRNYEMYRYWLTHVVDGESPAPREVANVCGTTIHAARAAVRRYKAGIVPRRVNPGLAPKTVRNIHAMIHRALVDAVAWKYKAHNPAANVRPPKRSRARRTVWNPEQIQKFLRAVSHDRFAALFLLELTTGIRRGQICGLRWHDVDLDAREITVHDNRVVVGGHARDKAGGKTHNADQTIAIDRTTAAALEKWRELQNEERAFFGTDYHPGNYVFTFQDGRPPHPDSIRQRFDRLAAAAGLERITFHDLRHSYATAALKAGVSPKIVSERIGHADVGFFLQTYAHVLKNDDREAAEQAAKFLIGDGYGSSTAFD from the coding sequence GTGAAGGGAGCCGTCTATCAGCGTGGGCGGACATGGACATACCGTTTCCGGGCGCCTGAAAGAGATGCTTCTACCGGCGAATATCCCACGATCTCGAAGGGCGGATTTCAAACTGAGAAGGAGGCATGGAAAGCGTGTCGCGATGCAATGCGGGAAGCGGATCAGGGTCGCGTGGTGCGACCCTCTACCCGCACGGTTGCTCAATTCTTCGCGGAATGGTTCGTCGCCGTTGAGGCATCAATGGATGCCACAACGTGGCAGAACTGGAAGGACTACGCCCGGAGCTACGTTGTGCCCCACATCGGGGCAGAAAAGCTCCAGCAACTCAATGAACCACAGCTGCTGAAGCTGTACGCCAAACTTCTTAACGAAGGCCGAATCAAACAAGACCGAAACTACGAGATGTATCGCTATTGGCTCACCCATGTGGTCGACGGAGAGTCGCCGGCACCACGTGAAGTCGCTAACGTTTGTGGCACAACGATTCATGCCGCTCGTGCCGCTGTCCGTCGGTACAAGGCAGGAATCGTCCCGAGAAGGGTCAATCCCGGACTAGCACCAAAGACCGTTCGAAACATTCACGCCATGATCCACCGAGCGTTGGTTGATGCCGTCGCGTGGAAGTACAAGGCCCACAATCCAGCAGCGAACGTGAGGCCGCCGAAACGTTCCCGGGCTCGGCGCACCGTGTGGAACCCGGAGCAGATACAGAAGTTTCTGCGGGCGGTCAGTCACGATCGATTCGCCGCGCTCTTTCTTCTAGAACTCACCACCGGAATACGTCGTGGGCAGATCTGTGGCCTCAGATGGCACGACGTCGACCTGGACGCTCGCGAGATCACGGTGCACGACAATCGAGTGGTCGTTGGCGGGCACGCGCGAGATAAGGCCGGCGGCAAGACGCACAACGCAGATCAAACCATCGCGATTGACCGAACTACCGCTGCGGCACTGGAGAAGTGGCGAGAACTTCAGAATGAAGAGCGAGCATTCTTCGGGACGGATTATCACCCCGGGAACTACGTCTTCACGTTCCAGGACGGTCGACCACCGCACCCCGACTCCATCCGTCAACGGTTCGACCGCTTGGCGGCCGCAGCCGGCCTCGAACGCATCACCTTCCACGATCTTCGCCACTCGTACGCGACCGCCGCTCTGAAGGCTGGCGTCAGCCCCAAGATCGTGAGCGAGCGCATCGGGCACGCAGACGTGGGGTTCTTCCTGCAGACCTACGCGCATGTGCTCAAGAACGACGACCGGGAAGCCGCTGAGCAGGCGGCTAAGTTCCTCATCGGGGACGGGTACGGATCGTCAACTGCATTCGATTGA
- a CDS encoding helix-turn-helix domain-containing protein: protein MESNVFDHLPLLLAVPRAASILGISRAAAYRLAASGELPVRRLGGRVYIVTAELRELIAS from the coding sequence ATGGAGTCAAACGTATTTGATCATCTTCCGCTGCTCCTCGCGGTCCCGCGCGCAGCCAGCATTCTGGGAATTAGCCGCGCTGCTGCTTACCGACTCGCTGCATCTGGCGAGCTTCCTGTGCGCAGGCTGGGAGGACGCGTCTACATCGTCACTGCAGAACTGCGTGAGTTGATCGCCTCGTGA